TGGCCCCGTCGCCCTCAGGTACACAGATCTCAGGCGCTTTGGCAGAGCTTCGCCTGAAAGACACAACGCTCCATTCACCAACGAACAGGTTAGGGACTCAGGATAGCTGTCCGTATCCCAGATTTGGACCTTCTTTCGCCGCTTACCAAGCTCATCCGAAACACGGATCACCTGAGGGTCAGTCCGGGGGCCGACGACTAGACAATGTGCCACAGTATTGCCGCGAGACCTGGGCTAAAGCCCCTTGGTGGCCTCTTCGCCAATCGCCAAGGTGGTCGCCCAGCCGAATTTTCCGCCCTCTTCGCCAATCGACAGCGTGGTAGCGGTGCCAGCGAGCGCCGGTCTCTCCAGTTCTTCAATGTACAGGCGCGGCTTCGATATCTCTTTTGTCTTCTTCATGTTCAATAGCCTTGTGTGGTTGACTACCCCGAATTTCTCACGAACACACTTGAACCTCTCTCGTGACCAGTGTGCTTGCCAGACTTGCGGCGAAAACCAAAGCGATTCCCTGAAGACAGAGTGTGTTCGCGAGAAATCCTCATGGCATAACCTCAGAGTTTTGCACGTGAGCAGTCTGCGTTGGCCCTCAATCACGCCGGTGCAAATTGCGGACTAGACGTACTTCCCGCCCGTCCAATATACCACTCGTCTAGAGATCCTATTACGGTCAACGCGGGAAACCGCTCGATGCGTGGCTTGGCGTCAAATTTGACTGCGAGTCATGAATGGGGTAGAATCACGTTCGAGAAGAAGTCATGTGGGGGTCCTCATGAACGCTGATCTCGAAACCGAAGCCGAATCCACGGAGCGTCCGCTAGGACGCCGCGACCGCCGTCGTGCCGAGATGCGTTCTCGCATTCTGGAAGCTGCGCTAACCCTTTTCGCCAAACAGGACTACCACGCGACGACCGTCGAGCAGATTACCGAAGCAGCCGACGTAGGCAAGGGAACCTTCTTCAACTATTTCAGTTGCAAGGAACACCTCCTCGCCACCCACAGCGCCATGATCCTGGACAAGTTTTCCGCGGCGCTTGACGGCAGCCGCGCAACCGACGCGACTATACGTACCGCAATTCAGAATGCCATTCGTGTCTTGGCCGAGGATTCTTTGCGGAATCCTCATCTTGAACGCAATCTCTGGGGGGCAACGTTTTCGAGTCCGCATGCCACCGAGC
This Candidatus Hydrogenedentota bacterium DNA region includes the following protein-coding sequences:
- a CDS encoding TetR/AcrR family transcriptional regulator, whose product is MNADLETEAESTERPLGRRDRRRAEMRSRILEAALTLFAKQDYHATTVEQITEAADVGKGTFFNYFSCKEHLLATHSAMILDKFSAALDGSRATDATIRTAIQNAIRVLAEDSLRNPHLERNLWGATFSSPHATEHMTETIQKATELLGSVYAEAQKKGEVRTDLDPNHMARLTVQNFLGASVMWAFDPVTPFPEWLDQCFAALWDGLSAPGGDPA